The sequence GATTATAATAATTTATCAAAAGAAGATGGTAAACTTCTTGTAAGTACGGCAAGAAAAATTGTTACTGAATATATTAAAAATAATACAAAACTAAAACTTGAAAATGAATTTAAAAATAATTTTTCATTTAAATCTGGAGTATTTGTAACATTAAATAATAAACAAGGATTACGTGGTTGCATAGGTTATCCCTTACCAAATAAATTATTGTATGATGCATTATATGATGCAGCAATTTCTGCTGCAACAAAAGATCCAAGATTTCCTCCTGTTAAAGATAAAGATCTAAATTCAATAATATTTGAAGTAACTGTATTAACTTCACCAAAAAAAATTATTGTAAATAACCCTGATGAATATTTATCAAAGATCAAAGTAGGAAGAGATGGTTTAATTGTCAAGAATGGATATCATTCTGGATTACTTTTACCACAAGTTCCAGTTGATTACAATTGGAATGAAAAAGAATTTCTTGAACACACTTGCGAAAAAGCTGGACTATCAAAAGATTCATGGAAAGATCCAACAACTATCATTGAATCATTTGAAGGAATTATTTTCAAAGAATATCATAATTAATTATACAATAATAAAAAATATTTCAATTATTTAATTATGTTTTAAAATACAACT comes from Nitrosarchaeum sp. and encodes:
- a CDS encoding TIGR00296 family protein, whose protein sequence is MKDYNNLSKEDGKLLVSTARKIVTEYIKNNTKLKLENEFKNNFSFKSGVFVTLNNKQGLRGCIGYPLPNKLLYDALYDAAISAATKDPRFPPVKDKDLNSIIFEVTVLTSPKKIIVNNPDEYLSKIKVGRDGLIVKNGYHSGLLLPQVPVDYNWNEKEFLEHTCEKAGLSKDSWKDPTTIIESFEGIIFKEYHN